In Herpetosiphon gulosus, one genomic interval encodes:
- a CDS encoding histidine kinase codes for MSNKLKIDREQTQWRSSTILRSLPIMLIPIAVAIISVLWLRMKLPAEQFNQQPQRDGTPITAIVVIIMFVSALIIFVRLGRPTISAFALVGFWTLITTSLAVRSGITSFFPALLVLPICAAGLLIDRSASIGLAVLASLLVTSLAWAKLQGYDLARQAPPSVFNRYPWLVSTVFWITLFWMVASMTWLLAGNLQRALQQSRAHAQDLEQLRSQLEQRVQAQTAELAQRTHRAEALYNISSALALPADITQILPLIAEQAHQLLHVDYTWIMLNHQCLAAYPHAAAHEPNVQIEPIPATKVMSISSKFGEHTALVLPFQLEHDQVLLILAGAAIAQANADDRALAEGLRDQAVVALNNQRLLAQVRDKAMLEERTRLARDIHDTLAQGLTGIVIQLGATQRALVYSPSESSTHLALASRMAREALAEARASVWNLRAPLLDAHSLTKAIQELAAHPMRPDLQVDVQIDGQALRLDLHDETALLRITQEALANVVKHSKAEHVSIQLIYGASSVELLIHDNGTGFDQTILTNQMQMTNHFGLIGMRERVAQIGGSLELSNQQGAVVHVQIPYNPPQTVLVEME; via the coding sequence ATGAGCAACAAACTCAAAATCGACCGCGAACAAACCCAATGGCGCAGCAGCACAATTTTGCGCTCACTGCCGATTATGTTAATTCCGATTGCCGTAGCAATCATTAGCGTGCTCTGGCTACGAATGAAACTTCCCGCCGAGCAATTCAATCAGCAACCGCAACGTGATGGCACGCCAATTACCGCAATTGTGGTGATCATTATGTTCGTGTCGGCTCTGATTATTTTTGTGCGTTTAGGCCGACCAACGATCTCAGCCTTTGCCTTGGTGGGCTTTTGGACGCTGATCACTACTAGTTTGGCAGTACGCAGCGGGATCACCAGCTTTTTTCCGGCGCTGTTGGTCTTGCCAATTTGCGCCGCAGGCTTATTGATTGATCGGAGTGCCAGCATTGGGTTGGCGGTATTAGCCAGTTTGTTGGTAACCAGTCTCGCTTGGGCCAAACTTCAAGGCTACGATTTAGCCCGCCAAGCGCCGCCCTCGGTATTTAATCGCTATCCTTGGCTGGTTTCAACCGTCTTTTGGATTACGCTCTTTTGGATGGTCGCAAGCATGACCTGGCTCTTAGCGGGGAATTTACAACGAGCCTTGCAGCAAAGCCGTGCTCATGCCCAAGATTTGGAGCAGTTGCGCAGCCAATTGGAGCAGCGGGTGCAAGCCCAAACTGCCGAGCTTGCCCAACGTACCCATCGCGCAGAAGCATTGTATAACATCAGTAGTGCCCTAGCCCTACCAGCAGATATTACCCAAATATTACCGTTGATTGCCGAGCAAGCCCATCAATTGCTGCATGTCGATTACACATGGATTATGCTCAATCACCAGTGCCTAGCGGCCTATCCTCACGCGGCTGCTCACGAACCAAACGTGCAAATAGAGCCAATTCCAGCTACAAAAGTTATGTCAATATCAAGCAAGTTTGGCGAGCATACCGCCTTGGTGTTGCCATTTCAACTTGAACATGATCAAGTGCTGCTGATTTTGGCAGGCGCAGCAATCGCCCAAGCCAACGCCGATGATCGGGCCTTAGCTGAGGGCTTACGTGATCAAGCAGTTGTGGCCTTGAACAACCAACGTTTATTAGCCCAAGTGCGCGATAAAGCCATGCTCGAAGAACGCACCCGTTTAGCCCGCGATATTCACGATACCTTAGCTCAAGGCTTAACTGGCATTGTGATTCAGCTTGGGGCAACTCAACGAGCCTTGGTGTATAGCCCAAGCGAAAGTAGCACTCACTTGGCTTTAGCTAGCCGCATGGCCCGCGAAGCCTTGGCCGAAGCTCGCGCCTCAGTTTGGAATTTACGTGCACCCTTGCTCGATGCCCATAGCTTAACCAAGGCCATTCAGGAACTCGCGGCCCATCCCATGCGCCCTGATTTACAGGTCGATGTGCAGATTGATGGTCAAGCCCTGCGGCTTGATTTGCACGACGAAACTGCGCTTTTACGGATTACCCAAGAAGCCTTGGCGAATGTGGTCAAACATTCCAAAGCCGAACATGTCAGCATTCAATTGATCTATGGGGCGAGCAGCGTGGAGTTATTAATTCACGACAATGGTACTGGCTTCGATCAGACGATTTTAACCAATCAAATGCAGATGACCAACCACTTTGGTTTGATTGGCATGCGCGAACGAGTAGCGCAAATCGGTGGCAGCTTAGAATTAAGCAATCAGCAAGGGGCAGTCGTTCATGTGCAAATTCCCTACAATCCGCCCCAAACAGTCTTGGTTGAAATGGAGTAA
- a CDS encoding response regulator transcription factor gives MIRVLVVDDHPVVRHGLMAMLGWEQDFEPVGDAANGRQAVNVIEQQQPDVVLLDLRLPHLSGIEVMRHTRASAPNTRFLVLTTYDTDEYIGPALHAGAAGYLLKDASPEEVFRAIRSIHEGGAALQSGIAARVLKRLATEPAEDELSQRELDVLQLLVRGESNKAIALKLNISENTIKSHVSHIFSKLDVRSRAEAVAVALQRGLVK, from the coding sequence ATGATTCGTGTTTTAGTTGTTGATGATCATCCGGTTGTGCGCCATGGTTTGATGGCGATGCTGGGCTGGGAACAGGATTTCGAGCCAGTTGGTGATGCTGCTAATGGTCGGCAAGCAGTTAACGTGATCGAGCAACAACAACCTGATGTGGTGTTACTTGATTTGCGTTTGCCGCACCTGAGTGGCATCGAAGTGATGCGCCACACGCGGGCCAGCGCCCCCAATACCCGTTTTTTGGTGCTCACAACCTATGATACCGACGAGTACATTGGGCCAGCCTTGCATGCCGGAGCCGCCGGCTATTTGCTCAAAGATGCTAGCCCTGAGGAAGTTTTTCGGGCGATTCGTTCAATTCATGAGGGTGGCGCAGCTTTGCAATCGGGCATTGCGGCGCGAGTGCTCAAACGCCTGGCCACCGAGCCAGCCGAAGATGAGCTTTCGCAGCGTGAGCTTGATGTGTTGCAATTGCTGGTACGTGGCGAGAGCAACAAAGCCATTGCTCTTAAGCTCAACATCTCCGAAAACACGATCAAATCGCATGTTAGCCATATTTTCAGCAAGCTCGATGTGCGCAGCAGGGCTGAGGCTGTGGCGGTCGCCTTGCAACGCGGCCTCGTTAAATAG
- a CDS encoding ABC transporter ATP-binding protein, translating to MINLNDIHKTYQMGDVLVAALQGVSFSIDKGDFVAIMGPSGSGKSTVMNLIGCLDTPTSGTYVLDGVAVDQLSSNDLALVRGQKLGFIFQQYNLLPRQSALRNVEMPMIYRGVAGTERQRRAMAALNLVGMGQRVDHRPNELSGGQQQRVAIARALAGSPSVILADEPTGALDSKTSIEIMELLRRLNREQGITVVLVTHEHDVAAYAARVLTMRDGQLIGDQRN from the coding sequence ATGATCAACTTGAATGATATTCACAAAACCTACCAAATGGGTGATGTGCTGGTAGCGGCGCTACAAGGTGTGAGTTTTAGCATCGACAAAGGCGATTTTGTGGCGATTATGGGGCCAAGTGGTAGCGGCAAAAGCACCGTGATGAACTTGATTGGCTGTTTGGATACGCCAACCTCAGGAACCTATGTGCTCGATGGCGTGGCAGTTGATCAGCTTTCAAGCAACGATTTGGCGCTGGTGCGTGGCCAAAAATTGGGCTTTATCTTTCAGCAATACAATTTATTACCACGCCAATCGGCCTTGCGCAACGTTGAAATGCCAATGATTTATCGTGGGGTTGCGGGCACTGAACGCCAACGCCGCGCCATGGCTGCGCTAAATTTGGTGGGCATGGGCCAGCGGGTCGATCACCGCCCCAACGAATTGAGTGGCGGCCAACAACAACGAGTAGCAATTGCTCGCGCCTTGGCTGGCAGTCCCTCGGTAATTTTGGCCGACGAGCCAACTGGCGCGTTGGATAGCAAAACCAGCATCGAAATTATGGAATTGTTGCGGCGCTTGAATCGTGAGCAAGGCATTACGGTGGTGCTGGTGACCCACGAACATGATGTGGCGGCCTATGCGGCGCGAGTGCTGACTATGCGCGATGGGCAGTTGATTGGCGATCAGCGTAATTAA
- a CDS encoding ABC transporter substrate-binding protein: MSFRKPGKRSIGWLLLLVLMIPLIAACGETAAPTATVGSTPATGGEPTAAPTTAPTDDTAAATPTEAAAATEEPTMGDADKYLVFGGSGEPDSLDSMDTTTGTALIVTRQIQESLLGFKAGTLEVVPELATKWEPNADATEWTFTLREGVKFSDGTDFNADAVVFNFQRLFVPDFEFGFRAEGKQYNIVPDIFGGYAGDPNSAFKEVVAVDPTTVKFVLTRPVPLLPSYLAASYFGISSPDAVKAAKEKYGSPEVGGVGTGPFKFERWDAGQSITLVRNEDYWGDKAKMPGVVVRFIAEAPQRLAELEAGTIDFTINLSADSRDKIASSADLQVVDLTPFNIAYLSLNMNNKPFDDVRVRQAVAYAINKQEILDASYGGVGSIADDFLPDGLAEYRATDLEPYAYDPEKAKALLAEAGYADGFSTMVLTDGTELPLELWYMPVSRPYYPDAKSVAELYAAQLSDVGIKVELKTEDWGVYLDNWDAGLKNGMVMLGWTGDYGDPNNFLFTHFGPGNADEAGYTNEQVWQLLADAGGASSPAESIRLFQEAGKLINTDLPRIPIVHAPPVLAAKKALQGWVPNPTGGESFAPISITK; the protein is encoded by the coding sequence ATGTCTTTCCGTAAACCGGGTAAGCGTTCGATTGGCTGGCTATTGCTCTTGGTATTGATGATACCGTTGATAGCTGCCTGTGGCGAAACCGCCGCTCCAACCGCGACTGTTGGCTCAACTCCCGCTACTGGTGGCGAACCCACTGCCGCCCCAACTACCGCTCCTACAGATGACACCGCCGCAGCCACACCAACCGAAGCCGCTGCTGCAACCGAAGAACCAACCATGGGTGATGCTGATAAGTATCTGGTGTTTGGTGGCTCAGGCGAACCCGATTCACTCGATTCAATGGATACAACCACGGGTACGGCTTTGATTGTAACCCGCCAAATCCAAGAATCGTTGTTGGGTTTCAAAGCTGGTACGTTGGAAGTTGTACCAGAATTGGCGACCAAGTGGGAACCAAACGCCGACGCGACTGAGTGGACGTTTACGCTGCGTGAAGGGGTTAAATTCTCTGATGGTACCGACTTCAACGCTGATGCAGTCGTGTTCAACTTCCAGCGCTTGTTTGTGCCCGATTTTGAGTTTGGCTTCCGTGCTGAAGGCAAACAATACAATATCGTGCCCGACATCTTTGGTGGTTATGCTGGCGACCCCAACAGTGCCTTCAAAGAAGTTGTGGCAGTTGACCCAACCACGGTTAAGTTTGTGTTGACGCGGCCTGTGCCGTTGTTGCCAAGCTATTTGGCCGCCTCATACTTCGGGATTTCATCGCCTGATGCCGTCAAGGCTGCCAAAGAAAAATATGGCTCACCTGAAGTTGGTGGCGTTGGAACTGGCCCCTTCAAGTTTGAGCGCTGGGATGCTGGTCAAAGTATCACCTTAGTGCGCAACGAAGATTATTGGGGCGACAAGGCCAAAATGCCAGGTGTGGTTGTCCGCTTTATCGCCGAAGCACCACAACGTTTGGCCGAGCTTGAAGCTGGCACAATCGATTTCACAATCAACTTGAGTGCTGATAGCCGCGATAAAATTGCTTCAAGCGCCGATTTGCAAGTAGTCGATTTGACTCCGTTCAACATTGCCTACTTGTCGTTGAACATGAACAACAAGCCTTTTGACGATGTGCGGGTTCGTCAGGCGGTTGCCTATGCCATCAACAAGCAAGAAATTCTTGATGCCTCGTATGGCGGCGTTGGCTCAATTGCCGACGACTTCTTGCCCGATGGCTTGGCTGAATATCGTGCGACTGACCTCGAACCATATGCCTATGATCCTGAAAAGGCCAAAGCCTTGTTGGCCGAAGCTGGTTATGCCGATGGCTTTAGCACCATGGTCTTGACCGATGGTACTGAATTGCCCTTGGAATTGTGGTATATGCCCGTTTCACGACCTTACTACCCCGATGCTAAGTCGGTAGCCGAACTCTACGCGGCCCAACTTTCTGACGTTGGGATCAAAGTCGAACTCAAAACCGAAGATTGGGGTGTGTATCTCGATAACTGGGATGCTGGCCTGAAAAATGGGATGGTCATGTTGGGTTGGACGGGCGACTATGGCGACCCAAACAACTTCTTGTTCACTCACTTTGGTCCAGGCAACGCCGACGAAGCTGGTTATACCAACGAGCAAGTTTGGCAATTGCTGGCCGATGCAGGTGGTGCTTCCTCACCCGCCGAGTCGATCCGCTTGTTCCAAGAAGCTGGCAAGTTGATTAACACCGATTTGCCCCGGATTCCGATCGTGCATGCTCCGCCAGTATTGGCAGCTAAAAAAGCCTTGCAAGGCTGGGTGCCAAATCCAACTGGTGGCGAATCATTCGCACCGATCTCAATCACCAAATAA
- a CDS encoding efflux RND transporter periplasmic adaptor subunit translates to MAESSAQPKKRGYKWFVISGAILLALVLMPFVFGGDDPSTVSASTTTTIQRGRLVSSVLGSGTINPKQSLDLTFQTTGIVSTVLVSEGQQVVAGQILAELDDRNLALSVLSAEANLQSAQARLRQTQEGNARPEDLAASQASVDNAKANLQKTVTGNATAADIASAQASVANAEAQLRKAKNGTATPADLANAEASVRSAQAKLDDLRAGPKPEKVSSAQVTLDQAKSSLEQVKSDASKAKNQAALDRDTAANAVRNAQTSLSQVYWETHDADGNWKKKPDDFGYQTDVDRYNNAVRDEQDAQTKLDAAQLAYDNAVTQEGLDIANAEAKVRDAEVQLQTVLKGATALEITQAEAALDQAQANLDKLKQGGTADDVAAAQANLDQAKANLRKLTQGGTAADVAAAQANVDQANANLDKLTAPPTDTDLAIQEAAVSQSEQSLKQAQLQRDNATLRAPFAGVITSVSIVPGGPSSGVVMHILDRSGLYVELNLSETDVALVTLNQKVELTIDALDAWSAEGTVSYISPVAEVSNGVVIYRVKISVPSNDPMVKVGMTVNTNIILSEKSDVLLVPNSALLPKGSGRVVQVPDGAGVREVDVVTGISDGSFTEVLSGLNEGDTIIAVPTAASDSGNGGLFGGGR, encoded by the coding sequence ATGGCTGAAAGCTCAGCACAGCCCAAAAAACGTGGCTATAAATGGTTTGTCATTAGCGGCGCGATCTTATTGGCGCTGGTTTTAATGCCGTTTGTTTTTGGTGGCGATGACCCTTCAACTGTCTCGGCCAGCACCACCACGACGATTCAGCGGGGACGCTTAGTTTCGTCGGTGCTTGGCAGCGGCACGATCAACCCCAAGCAAAGCCTTGATTTGACCTTTCAAACCACCGGAATTGTTAGCACAGTCTTGGTCAGCGAAGGCCAACAGGTGGTCGCAGGCCAGATTCTGGCTGAGCTTGATGATCGTAATTTGGCATTAAGTGTGCTTTCAGCAGAAGCCAATTTGCAAAGCGCCCAAGCTCGTTTGCGCCAAACTCAAGAGGGTAATGCCCGCCCAGAGGATTTGGCTGCTTCGCAAGCCAGCGTTGATAATGCCAAGGCTAATTTGCAAAAAACTGTAACTGGCAACGCAACCGCCGCTGATATTGCCTCGGCCCAAGCCAGTGTTGCTAATGCCGAAGCCCAATTGCGCAAAGCCAAAAATGGCACCGCTACTCCGGCTGATTTGGCCAATGCCGAAGCCTCAGTGCGTTCGGCTCAAGCCAAACTTGATGATCTACGGGCTGGCCCTAAGCCTGAAAAGGTTTCCAGCGCCCAAGTTACGCTTGATCAAGCTAAATCAAGCTTAGAGCAAGTTAAATCTGATGCTTCGAAGGCCAAAAATCAAGCCGCCCTTGATCGTGATACTGCTGCCAATGCGGTGCGTAACGCCCAAACTAGCCTCAGCCAAGTGTATTGGGAAACCCACGATGCTGATGGTAATTGGAAGAAAAAGCCCGATGATTTTGGTTATCAAACTGATGTTGATCGCTATAACAATGCGGTGCGCGATGAGCAAGATGCCCAAACCAAGCTCGACGCGGCTCAATTGGCCTATGATAATGCAGTAACCCAAGAAGGCTTGGATATTGCCAATGCTGAAGCTAAAGTTCGTGATGCTGAAGTGCAATTGCAAACGGTGCTGAAAGGTGCAACCGCGCTCGAAATTACCCAAGCTGAGGCCGCGCTCGACCAAGCCCAAGCCAACCTCGATAAACTCAAACAAGGCGGAACCGCTGATGATGTAGCGGCAGCCCAAGCCAACCTCGACCAAGCCAAAGCCAATTTGCGCAAATTGACCCAAGGTGGCACGGCGGCGGATGTAGCGGCAGCCCAAGCCAATGTTGATCAAGCCAATGCCAACCTTGATAAATTGACAGCCCCGCCAACTGATACCGATTTGGCCATTCAAGAAGCGGCAGTTTCGCAGAGTGAACAATCATTGAAACAGGCTCAATTACAACGAGATAATGCGACCTTGCGTGCCCCATTCGCTGGCGTGATTACCTCGGTTTCGATTGTGCCTGGTGGCCCTTCGAGCGGTGTGGTGATGCACATTCTTGATCGTAGTGGCTTGTATGTAGAGCTGAATTTGAGCGAAACCGATGTGGCGTTGGTGACGCTGAATCAAAAAGTTGAATTAACGATTGATGCGCTGGATGCATGGAGCGCCGAGGGCACGGTCAGTTATATCTCACCTGTGGCTGAAGTATCGAATGGCGTGGTGATTTATCGGGTCAAAATTAGCGTACCCAGCAACGACCCAATGGTTAAAGTTGGCATGACCGTCAACACCAACATTATTCTCAGCGAAAAAAGCGATGTCTTGCTGGTGCCAAATTCAGCCTTGTTGCCCAAGGGTAGCGGGCGGGTGGTGCAAGTGCCCGATGGCGCTGGCGTGCGTGAAGTCGATGTTGTTACGGGCATTAGCGATGGCTCGTTTACCGAGGTGTTGAGCGGCCTGAACGAAGGCGATACGATTATCGCTGTGCCAACTGCCGCCTCGGATAGCGGCAATGGTGGTTTGTTCGGCGGAGGCCGTTAA
- a CDS encoding ABC transporter permease — translation MVGYIFRRLLGIIPVLLGISLLVFTLLRTIPGDPAIIILGERSTPEQRAALRTKLKLDRPLFLNFESGNIFESQYVTYITNFATGDFGDSIKTRQAISKELKQRFPATIELALSALLIAVVVGVTTGVVAATKRGSWIDASSMIVALLGVSIPIFWLGLMMQYLFSVKLKWLDPSLRLDTSLQGSFEPITGLYLLDGLLLGRFDITMNAFKHLIMPSLALATVPLASIARMTRSAMLEVLYQDYIRTARAKGLSARITILRHGLRNALIPVITVIGLQLGFLLGGAVLTETVFSWPGIGRWLLDGILARDYPVVQSGVMFVSLVFVLINTLVDISYRFFDPRIQYK, via the coding sequence ATGGTTGGGTATATTTTTCGTCGGCTGCTTGGCATTATTCCCGTCCTGCTTGGAATTTCGCTCTTGGTTTTTACCCTGCTGCGAACGATCCCCGGTGATCCGGCGATTATCATTCTCGGTGAACGCTCAACCCCCGAACAACGCGCTGCCTTGCGCACCAAACTCAAACTTGATCGCCCCTTGTTTCTTAATTTTGAGAGCGGCAACATCTTTGAAAGCCAATATGTTACCTATATCACCAATTTTGCTACTGGCGATTTTGGCGATTCAATCAAAACCCGCCAAGCGATCTCCAAAGAATTAAAGCAGCGTTTTCCCGCGACGATCGAGTTGGCCTTGAGTGCTTTGTTGATTGCGGTGGTGGTTGGTGTGACCACAGGCGTGGTTGCAGCGACCAAACGTGGCTCATGGATCGATGCCAGCAGCATGATTGTAGCCTTGCTGGGCGTTTCAATCCCGATCTTTTGGTTGGGCTTGATGATGCAATACCTCTTTTCGGTCAAACTGAAATGGCTTGATCCAAGTTTGCGGCTTGATACTAGCTTGCAAGGCTCGTTCGAGCCAATCACAGGCCTGTATTTGCTTGATGGCCTCTTGCTTGGGCGTTTCGACATTACCATGAACGCTTTTAAGCATTTGATTATGCCTAGCCTTGCCTTGGCAACTGTGCCACTTGCCAGTATCGCCCGCATGACTCGTTCGGCCATGCTCGAAGTGCTGTATCAAGATTATATTCGCACGGCCCGTGCTAAAGGTTTATCAGCGCGGATTACAATTTTGCGCCATGGCCTACGCAATGCCTTAATTCCAGTCATTACGGTGATTGGGCTGCAATTAGGGTTTTTGCTAGGCGGCGCTGTTTTGACTGAAACGGTGTTTTCATGGCCTGGAATTGGGCGCTGGTTGCTCGATGGCATTTTGGCCCGCGATTATCCGGTGGTACAAAGTGGCGTAATGTTCGTTTCATTGGTATTTGTGTTAATCAATACCTTGGTCGATATTTCCTACCGCTTCTTTGACCCACGAATTCAATATAAGTAA
- a CDS encoding ABC transporter permease codes for MMTTLDVQTVPTPAPAASDDILFQPIEASSSGLGSLWEVVRISFGSLLANKVRSLLTMLGVIIGVASVVSLLALGNGASASITGEIEAIGTNVLTISAGSQNRGPGNATAAQNLTMDDARAIEALQLPVIGVAPQLNSNAQIVAKSADKSAQIVGITPSFQVVNNLTMQQGSFITEEHLQGANTVIVLGSTLAKDLFGNGQAVGQTVRINNQSLRVVGVLTPQGGSAFGSEDDRAYIPITTAQKRLFNARTPDGNGYRVGSITLSAINASDLDALQSRVSMLLRERHHLKLDGSADDFNVINQAEILGTLTTITSMMTLFLAAVAGISLLVGGIGIMNIMLVSVTERTREIGLRKAVGARSHHILMQFVVEAAVLSMTGGMIGLLLGSIIPIVVTQMGLLDAPIDLQTVGVAIGFSLGVGLFFGIYPAQRAAKLNPIDALRHE; via the coding sequence ATGATGACAACGCTTGATGTGCAAACTGTTCCCACGCCCGCTCCCGCCGCCAGCGATGACATTCTGTTTCAGCCGATTGAAGCTAGCTCAAGTGGTCTTGGCAGCCTGTGGGAAGTGGTGCGCATTTCCTTTGGCAGCTTGTTGGCCAACAAAGTACGCTCGTTATTAACGATGCTTGGCGTAATTATCGGGGTTGCCTCGGTGGTTTCGCTGCTGGCACTCGGTAATGGGGCCAGCGCCTCGATTACTGGCGAAATTGAGGCGATTGGCACGAACGTCCTGACGATTTCGGCTGGCTCGCAAAATCGTGGGCCTGGCAATGCAACTGCCGCCCAAAACTTAACGATGGACGATGCGCGGGCGATTGAAGCCTTGCAACTGCCAGTGATTGGCGTGGCTCCCCAACTTAACTCAAATGCCCAAATTGTCGCCAAATCGGCGGATAAAAGCGCCCAAATTGTTGGCATAACTCCGTCGTTTCAAGTGGTGAACAACTTGACCATGCAACAGGGCAGTTTTATCACTGAGGAGCATTTACAAGGCGCAAATACCGTGATCGTGTTGGGTTCGACCTTGGCCAAAGATTTATTTGGCAATGGTCAGGCCGTTGGTCAAACCGTGCGGATCAACAACCAAAGTTTGCGTGTGGTTGGGGTGCTCACGCCACAGGGTGGCAGCGCATTTGGCTCGGAAGATGATCGGGCTTATATTCCAATTACTACCGCCCAGAAACGCCTGTTTAACGCCCGCACTCCTGATGGTAATGGCTATCGGGTTGGCTCGATTACACTTTCGGCGATTAATGCCAGCGATCTTGATGCCCTACAATCGCGGGTGAGCATGCTGCTGCGCGAGCGCCATCATCTCAAACTTGATGGCAGTGCCGATGATTTTAATGTGATCAACCAAGCCGAAATTTTGGGCACGCTCACCACGATCACCTCAATGATGACCCTGTTTTTGGCGGCGGTAGCGGGGATTTCGCTGCTGGTTGGCGGAATTGGGATTATGAATATTATGTTGGTGAGTGTGACCGAGCGTACTCGAGAAATTGGTTTGCGCAAGGCTGTCGGCGCACGTAGCCATCATATTTTGATGCAATTTGTGGTTGAGGCGGCGGTGTTGAGTATGACAGGCGGGATGATTGGCTTGCTGCTTGGGAGCATTATTCCAATTGTGGTAACCCAAATGGGCTTGCTCGATGCGCCGATTGATTTACAAACTGTCGGAGTCGCGATCGGCTTCTCGCTAGGGGTTGGCTTGTTCTTTGGAATTTACCCCGCTCAACGAGCCGCCAAACTGAACCCAATTGATGCCTTGCGCCACGAGTAA
- a CDS encoding ABC transporter permease: MATTEPTITNKPTSDQALLSRKPRSLWSDARRRLFSSTVGRLGMVICAFLFAIAIITPLVQPLDQTLNRDTANKLQPPSWLMTAEERADAASKSIDKARKDIPWGRFERPFGTDQLGRDIFIRVLHGAPISLTVGTFAVILAVIFGSLLGLISGFFGGIIDTVATWLMDILLAFPSILLAIALTAISNNRESFSYKFSQQITELPILQTIFDPPLFNAMLAVAVVEIPIFGRIARAAVLSVRNQEYINAAEAVGVSRMRMLLRHILPNSLTPILVQMTLSVASSITSVAALGFLGLGAQPPRPEWGSMLSTAREYVGTGQWWYALFPGIAIMLTVLGFNLLGDGLRDALDPRLKH; encoded by the coding sequence ATGGCGACAACTGAACCAACTATCACCAATAAACCAACGAGCGATCAAGCGTTACTTTCGCGTAAGCCGCGTTCGCTTTGGAGTGATGCGCGGCGGCGGCTGTTTAGTAGCACGGTTGGCCGTTTGGGAATGGTCATTTGTGCTTTTCTGTTTGCAATTGCGATTATCACGCCCTTGGTGCAACCGCTCGATCAGACGCTCAATCGTGATACTGCCAACAAACTACAACCGCCATCGTGGCTGATGACCGCCGAAGAACGGGCCGACGCTGCTAGCAAAAGCATCGACAAAGCCCGCAAAGATATTCCGTGGGGCAGATTTGAACGGCCATTTGGCACCGATCAATTAGGTCGCGATATCTTTATTCGGGTGTTGCATGGTGCGCCAATTTCGCTGACGGTGGGCACATTTGCAGTGATATTGGCGGTAATTTTTGGCTCGTTGCTGGGCTTGATTTCGGGCTTTTTCGGCGGCATTATTGATACAGTCGCGACATGGCTAATGGACATTTTGCTAGCGTTTCCCTCGATTCTCTTGGCAATTGCATTGACCGCAATTAGCAATAACCGTGAATCGTTTTCGTATAAATTTAGTCAACAAATTACCGAATTGCCAATTTTGCAAACGATTTTTGATCCACCGTTGTTCAATGCAATGTTGGCAGTGGCGGTGGTCGAAATTCCAATTTTCGGGCGAATTGCCCGAGCAGCGGTGTTGAGTGTGCGTAATCAAGAGTATATTAACGCTGCCGAGGCGGTTGGCGTGAGCCGAATGCGCATGTTGTTGCGGCATATTTTGCCCAACAGCTTAACCCCGATTTTGGTCCAAATGACCTTGAGCGTGGCTTCATCGATTACCAGTGTGGCGGCCTTGGGCTTTTTGGGGCTGGGTGCACAACCACCGCGACCTGAGTGGGGTTCGATGCTTTCGACCGCCCGCGAATATGTCGGTACTGGCCAATGGTGGTATGCCTTGTTTCCTGGGATCGCGATTATGCTGACTGTGCTGGGCTTTAATTTGCTTGGCGATGGCTTACGTGATGCCCTCGATCCACGACTTAAACATTGA